A single window of Lutzomyia longipalpis isolate SR_M1_2022 chromosome 1, ASM2433408v1 DNA harbors:
- the LOC129787951 gene encoding mucin-2, protein MDSSPRNALFREIHKNTWLKRITSDVKKLTVGAKRSEKFWVVFCVHDDFDALLEGYMEPRMAPSHSPEWTVSLQQTQHISHALVPLEQEYEFVITLSSDVVRFSASSWEIMQEWVDTLRSKLREMKILSPRENIYSKLPEIRPPLLPTRDPTSPLPAPPPVPAALVPGIERIVPPTTVAVTTAANTTSGQNTPTTSAMSNTLTQNLIAMLSSPIANLRQHTDDAQASGSSPRAAATTSTATPSGSSLTNGCASPAKKAAAKPSAKVQQSLAKTFTDNVLADPNTCPPSTSTTQDVSTEASTSSNGATIDDRESDCTSVESLPIVPEPIVIPRPQTSQKRRQSPSRASQDAAAEGRSSSSSPKTNVTIIQVTNTAKSPEVPSEGISLNVSPEDSPELSNEHQFKYNVKINPSIDTSNKEVPKKKVSGCQEKVEISSVHIPSTSAAAGHYGKICNVTEGPKVTVTTTNSNFATNISVEATPAAQGSVYEQVFITTTTAAPVTVTTATDTRVVNLLATQARSASHSDIHVTQSKSPPEASSSGTPRKDKKSPQKVPSRPMLTRGVTEAVISRPSRIDKNALGRGRCAPNGEEATTSMPKTRPQAVGAASGQDQRKRSSSTSDAQQSSRTARPAANAGTSSSARGTQAPPFRPPPEGSSQNIGRLTLREQQVMHMRREMMHPGGVRLQLRRKDCLGSIAWVDAFGAVWVSGWKQKEHPMLYNALHVGDQLISVGGVTVGSAADANKLIRSSLGLYVELIIRRVPFGRCYAIRRDLDGQCLGLVRDCATVVDLVPNSLAARHGLPQKAQTCDGLSLTFWVLTEINGRPLNLFAKENEVKDRLNAVGRDISILVQPSDLVAKLKKQLKSLRSHKDYIVQ, encoded by the exons ATGGATTCATCGCCACGCAATGCCCTATTCCGGGAGATCCACAAGAACACCTGGCTCAAGAGGATCACGAGTGACGTGAAGAAGCTGACGGTTGGTGCAAAA AGATCAGAAAAATTCTGGGTTGTCTTCTGTGTCCACGATGATTTTGATGCACTGCTTGAGGGCTACATGGAACCCCGTATGGCTCCATCGCATTCACCCGAGTGGACAGTCTCCCTCCAGCAGACACAGCACATTTCGCACGCTCTGGTGCCATTGGAGCAGGAGTACGAGTTTGTAATCACCCTGAGTTCCGATGTTGTTCGCTTCAGCGCCTCATCGTG ggaaattatGCAAGAATGGGTGGATACACTGCGCTCCAAGTTGCGAGAGATGAAGATCCTTTCGCCACGGGAGAATATCTACAGCAAATTACCGGAAATTCGTCCACCGCTCCTGCCAACAAGGGATCCAACATCACCACTGCCAGCTCCACCACCTGTTCCTGCTGCCCTTGTTCCGGGCATTGAGCGTATTGTCCCCCCCACAACGGTGGCAGTTACAACAGCTGCAAACACCACAAGTGGTCAGAATACTCCAACCACTAGTGCAATGTCCAATACTCTCACACAGAATCTCATTGCAATGCTCTCGAGTCCCATTGCGAATCTCCGGCAGCACACAGACGATGCACAAGCATCCGGAAGTAGTCCACGTGCTGCAGCAACAACATCCACAGCAACCCCATCAGGTAGCAGCTTAACCAATGGATGTGCTAGTCCGGCAAAGAAGGCAGCAGCAAAGCCATCGGCAAAAGTGCAGCAAAGTCTAGCGAAAACCTTCACGGATAACGTTCTAGCGGACCCAAATACCTGCCCACCCTCAACATCAACCACCCAAGACGTCTCCACTGAAGCCTCCACATCTTCCAATGGAGCCACAATCGATGACAGGGAATCTG acTGCACCAGCGTGGAATCCCTCCCGATTGTTCCTGAGCCAATCGTCATTCCCAG ACCTCAGACGTCGCAGAAGAGGCGACAATCGCCATCAAGAGCGAGTCAGGATGCTGCGGCAGAAGGTagatcatcatcatcatccccTAAGACAAATGTGACAATAATTCAAGTGACTAATACAGCAAAATCCCCAGAGGTACCCTCAGAGGGTATTAGCCTCAATGTGAGTCCGGAAGATTCTCCGGAACTTTCAAATGAGCATCAATTTAAATACAACGTGAAGATAAATCCGTCCATTGATACGTCCAATAAGGAGGTGCCCAAGAAAAAGGTTTCGGGATGTCAGGAGAAAGTTGAAATAAGTTCCGTGCACATCCCGAGTACTTCAGCCGCAGCTGGGCACTATGGGAAGATTTGTAATGTCACAGAAGGTCCCAAGGTCACAGTTACGACGACAAATAGCAATTTTGCCACAAATATCTCCGTGGAAGCCACACCGGCGGCACAAGGAAGTGTCTATGAGCAGGTTTTTATCACAACAACAACTGCTGCACCAGTTACAGTGACAACAGCGACGGATACGCGTGTTGTGAACCTCCTGGCGACACAGGCAAGATCAGCTAGTCATTCGGATATTCATGTAACGCAGTCGAAGAGTCCTCCGGAGGCGAGTTCGAGTGGGACTCCGCGGAAGGATAAGAAATCCCCGCAGAAGGTGCCATCGAGGCCAATGCTGACACGAGGGGTTACCGAGGCGGTCATTAGTCGCCCGTCGAGGATTGATAAGAATGCCCTGGGGCGAGGAAGATGCGCCCCGAATGGTGAGGAAGCAACCACGAGTATGCCGAAGACACGTCCACAGGCTGTGGGGGCGGCGAGTGGACAGGATCAGAGGAAGCGCAGTAGTTCGACGTCAGATGCACAGCAAAGTAGCCGGACAGCACGACCAGCTGCAAATGCGGGAACATCCAGCTCGGCAAGGGGTACTCAAGCGCCACCCTTTAGACCACCCCCCGAGGGGAGTTCACAGAATATTGGACGTTTAACACTGAGGGAGCAGCAAGTGATGCACATGCGACGCGAGATGATGCATCCGGGTGGTGTGAGACTTCAGCTGAGACGAAAGGATTGCTTAGGTTCCATTGCATGGGTGGATGCTTTTGGGGCTGTTTG GGTATCTGGATGGAAGCAGAAGGAACATCCAATGCTGTACAATGCCCTCCATGTGGGTGATCAACTGATCTCAGTCGGTGGGGTGACAGTGGGATCAGCTGCGGATGCCAATAAGCTCATTAGGAGCTCCCTAGGACTCTAT GTGGAGCTAATCATTCGACGTGTTCCCTTTGGGCGTTGCTACGCCATTCGACGTGATCTCGATGGGCAATGCTTGGGTTTGGTACGTGATTGTGCCACAGTGGTGGATCTCGTGCCGAACAGCCTAGCAGCACGTCATGGTCTTCCGCAGAAAGCTCAAACGTGCGATGGGCTATCGCTGACTTTCTGGGTGCTGACGGAAATCAATGGGCGCCCACTGAATCTCTTTGCAAAGGAGAACGAAGTTAAGGATCGACTGAATGCCGTTGGGAGGGACATATCGATTCTAGTGCAGCCATCGGATCTCGTGGCGAAGCTCAAGAAACAACTGAAATCACTGAGAAGTCACAAAGACTACattgtgcaataa
- the LOC129788032 gene encoding 28S ribosomal protein S24, mitochondrial — protein sequence MSALLVQACRNGLAYRLGQTRSIHVSTVLEKKTAGKYKTSVKKDRPLTYEMSQKPHHIAVRKGYNSLNTSNLLDGLRSSETAVEDMFIRKFMVGTWHGLVLSEVIIKRQFNHIRIAAMIRQGITAQKMYFLIGYTEEMLARWLHCPVTLELETTQDKKDIVFKYI from the exons ATGTCAGCGCTCCTCGTGCAG GCGTGTCGCAATGGGTTGGCCTATCGACTGGGTCAGACGAGGAGCATTCACGTGAGTACAGTGCTGGAAAAGAAGACGGCAGGAAAGTACAAAACCTCCGTGAAGAAGGATCGCCCACTGACCTACGAGATGTCCCAGAAACCCCATCATATTGCCGTAAGGAAGGGATATAATTCCCTGAATACTT CAAACCTCCTGGATGGATTGAGATCATCAGAAACAGCTGTTGAGGATATGTTTATAAGGAAATTCATGGTGGGCACTTGGCATGGGTTGGTTCTATCGGAAGTCATCATCAAGAGGCAATTTAATCACATCCGAATAGCTGCTATGATCCGACAGGGTATCACTGCTCAGAAAATGTACTTCCTCATTGGCTACACGGAAGAAATGCTGGCCCGGTGGCTTCACTGTCCAGTAACGCTGGAGCTGGAAACAACACAGGACAAGAAGGATATTGTCTTCAAGTACATCTAG
- the LOC129787967 gene encoding leucine-rich repeat protein soc-2 homolog — MNLGGSGGASGSSSSEPAEVVRPKIVTVKHPESNKPKPTAKKGKAIQADVDVMKEFQRCRDDNVKRLDLSKSSITTIPATVKECSSLVEFYLYGNKISSLPPEIGCLSNLKTLALNENSLTSLPESLQNLKQLKVLDLRHNKLSEIPDVIYKLTSLTTLYLRFNRIRIVGDAISNLTNLTMLSLRENKIRELSKGIGHLVNLTTLDVSHNHLEHLPEEIGHCVNLNALDLQHNELLDIPESIGQLTNLARLGLRYNRLTSIPQSLKNCKFMDEFNVEGNSISQLPDGLLASLSSLTSITLSRNSFHSYPCGGPAQFTNVTSINLEHNQIDKIPYGIFSRAKGLTKLNMKENVLTSLPLDIGTWIHMVELNLGTNSLTKLPDDVHCLQNLEILILSNNMLKKIPNTIGSLRKLRVLDLEENRIESLPSEIGLLHDLQKLILQSNHLQSLPRTIGHLTSLTYLSVGENNLQFLPEEIGTLENLESLYINDNVALVKLPYELALCQNLAIMSIENCPLSAIPPEVVAGGPSLVIQYLKLHSPYRQM, encoded by the coding sequence ATGAACTTGGGGGGAAGTGGAGGCGCCAGTGGGAGCTCCAGCAGCGAACCGGCGGAGGTGGTGCGCCCCAAGATTGTCACAGTGAAGCACCCCGAGTCCAACAAGCCCAAACCCACGGCCAAGAAGGGCAAGGCCATTCAGGCGGATGTGGACGTTATGAAGGAATTCCAGCGATGTCGCGATGACAATGTCAAAAGGCTGGATCTCAGTAAATCCTCCATCACCACCATCCCGGCCACAGTGAAGGAATGCTCGAGCTTGGTGGAATTCTACCTGTATGGGAATAAAATCTCATCTCTCCCCCCGGAGATTGGGTGCCTGTCCAACCTCAAGACATTGGCACTCAATGAGAATAGCCTCACGTCGCTGCCCGAATCCCTGCAAAATTTGAAGCAGCTCAAGGTGCTGGATTTGCGCCACAATAAACTCTCGGAGATTCCCGATGTCATCTACAAGCTCACAAGTCTCACCACGCTCTACCTCCGATTCAATCGTATCCGAATTGTGGGGGATGCCATTAGTAATCTCACGAATTTGACAATGCTGAGCTTGCGTGAGAATAAAATCCGGGAGCTCTCCAAGGGGATTGGGCACCTGGTGAATCTCACCACATTGGATGTTTCCCACAATCACCTGGAGCACCTCCCGGAGGAAATTGGGCATTGCGTTAATCTCAATGCGCTGGATTTGCAACACAACGAACTCCTGGACATACCCGAAAGTATTGGGCAGTTGACGAATCTGGCGCGATTGGGATTGCGCTACAATCGTCTCACGTCAATTCCGCAGTCGCTGAAGAACTGCAAATTCATGGATGAATTCAATGTGGAGGGCAATAGTATTTCCCAACTCCCGGATGGGCTTCTTGCCAGTCTCAGCTCCCTCACCAGCATCACACTCTCACGCAATTCCTTCCACAGCTACCCGTGTGGGGGTCCAGCGCAATTCACCAATGTCACGAGTATAAATTTGGAGCACAATCAAATCGACAAGATCCCCTATGGGATCTTCAGTCGTGCCAAGGGACTCACGAAGCTCAATATGAAGGAGAATGTGCTCACATCACTGCCATTGGATATTGGGACATGGATCCATATGGTGGAGTTGAATTTGGGCACAAATTCCCTGACAAAACTCCCCGATGACGTGCACTGCTTGCAGAACCTTGAGATTCTCATCCTCTCCAATAATATGCTGAAGAAAATCCCCAATACCATTGGTAGCCTGAGGAAGTTGCGTGTGCTGGATCTCGAGGAGAATCGCATTGAGTCCCTGCCAAGTGAAATAGGACTCCTGCACGATCTCCAGAAGCTCATCCTTCAGTCAAATCACCTTCAGTCACTGCCACGCACCATTGGACACCTCACGTCGCTCACCTACTTATCCGTTGGGGAGAATAATCTGCAATTCCTGCCGGAGGAAATTGGGACTCTTGAGAATCTCGAGAGCCTCTACATCAATGACAACGTTGCCCTCGTGAAGCTGCCCTACGAGTTGGCGCTGTGTCAAAATCTCGCCATTATGAGCATCGAAAATTGTCCACTGAGTGCCATACCGCCTGAAGTGGTGGCTGGGGGTCCATCCCTGGTCATACAATACCTTAAACTTCACTCGCCATATCGACAAATGTGA
- the LOC129786795 gene encoding trypsin-1, whose protein sequence is MQCGTTNEEIRIVGGRPTGVNQFPWVARLVYNGQFHCGASLVSEDYVVTAAHCVRRLQRSKIRVILGDHDQFITTETPAIMRAVSAIIRHRSFDANTYNHDIALLRLRKKVVFGKTIRPVCLPKDASDPAGLIGTVIGWGRTSEGGTLPGTLQQVKVPILTLAQCRNMKYRASRITPNMLCAGKGPPSGQGIGGDSCQGDSGGPLFVSNGIKNEIVGIVSWGVGCGRPGYPGVYTRVAKYLPWLRANLDDTCLCNK, encoded by the exons ATGC AATGTGGGACAACAAATGAGGAAATTCGCATTGTTGGGGGACGTCCAACGGGTGTCAATCAATTCCCATGGGTGGCGAGACTCGTGTACAATGGTCAATTTCACTGTGGTGCATCCCTCGTGTCCGAAGACTACGTGGTAACGGCAGCACATTGCGTGCGACGGCTGCAGCGTTCAAAGATCCGCGTGATACTCGGAGATCATGATCAATTCATTACCACCGAAACACCAGCTATAATGAGGGCTGTCAGTGCAATAATACGGCATCGGAGCTTCGATGCGAATACCTACAATCACGATATTGCACTTCTAAGACTGAGAAAGAAGGTGGTTTTTGGGAAAACCATCAGACCAGTGTGTTTGCCAAAAGATGCCAGTGATCCTGCAG gaCTGATCGGGACGGTTATTGGATGGGGAAGAACTTCCGAGGGTGGAACACTACCAGGAACTCTTCAGCAAGTTAAAGTACCAATTCTCACTCTTGCCCAGTGCAGAAATATGAAGTACAGAGCATCGAGGATCACGCCCAACATG CTTTGTGCGGGAAAAGGTCCTCCAAGTGGGCAAGGAATCGGTGGTGATTCCTGTCAAG GCGACAGCGGAGGACCCCTGTTCGTGTCCAATGGCATTAAAAATGAGATCGTGGGCATCGTCTCATGGGGTGTAGGCTGTGGACGTCCCGGCTACCCTGGCGTGTACACAAGAGTGGCTAAATATCTGCCGTGGTTGCGTGCAAATTTAGACGACACGTGCTTGTGCAATAAATAA